From a region of the Vallicoccus soli genome:
- a CDS encoding LacI family DNA-binding transcriptional regulator, with protein MATIQDVARRAGVSAATVSRALNSVGRVDPELVRRARQAAEELGYRPNAVARNLRRQRTAIWVLVISDVENPFFTRMARGVEDVAAAAGYSLVLCNTDEDLVKEQRYIGVADQEQAAGVIISPTSHATDVSRIRDRGIPVVAVDRTMDGQLDSVVVDSRSSAREATEHLLAQGWRRVACITGPKGAATADERLRGYCDALPPTRGGGRPRGVVRHSTFKAEGGRAAAASLLDAAAPPDAIFVANNQMAVGVLAELRARGVRPGRDLGVVAFDDPPWAELVDPPLTGIAQPSYEIGAAAARVLRDRLAGTLGGPAREEVLPARLVVRESSLRRPA; from the coding sequence GTGGCGACGATCCAGGACGTGGCCCGGCGGGCGGGCGTCAGTGCCGCCACGGTCTCGCGGGCGCTCAACAGCGTCGGCCGGGTGGACCCCGAGCTCGTGCGGCGCGCGCGGCAGGCGGCCGAGGAGCTCGGCTACCGCCCGAACGCCGTGGCGCGGAACCTCCGCCGGCAGCGGACGGCGATCTGGGTCCTCGTCATCAGCGACGTCGAGAACCCGTTCTTCACCCGGATGGCGCGCGGCGTCGAGGACGTCGCCGCCGCTGCGGGCTACTCGCTCGTGCTCTGCAACACCGACGAGGACCTGGTCAAGGAGCAGCGCTACATCGGCGTGGCGGACCAGGAGCAGGCCGCGGGCGTCATCATCTCGCCCACGAGCCACGCGACCGACGTGAGCCGGATCCGCGACCGGGGCATCCCCGTCGTGGCGGTCGACCGGACGATGGACGGCCAGCTGGACAGCGTGGTGGTCGACTCGCGCTCCTCCGCCCGCGAGGCCACCGAGCACCTGCTGGCGCAGGGCTGGCGCCGGGTCGCCTGCATCACCGGGCCCAAGGGCGCCGCGACGGCGGACGAGCGCCTGCGCGGCTACTGCGACGCGCTGCCCCCGACCCGCGGAGGGGGGAGGCCGCGCGGCGTCGTGCGCCACAGCACGTTCAAGGCCGAGGGCGGACGGGCCGCTGCGGCGTCGCTGCTCGACGCCGCAGCGCCGCCCGACGCGATCTTCGTCGCCAACAACCAGATGGCCGTGGGTGTCCTCGCCGAGCTGCGGGCGCGGGGGGTGCGGCCCGGGCGCGACCTGGGGGTCGTGGCCTTCGACGACCCGCCGTGGGCCGAGCTCGTCGACCCGCCGCTCACGGGCATCGCGCAGCCGTCGTACGAGATCGGCGCGGCGGCGGCGCGGGTCCTGCGCGACCGGCTCGCCGGCACGCTCGGCGGCCCCGCGCGCGAGGAGGTCCTGCCCGCCCGCCTGGTGGTGCGCGAGAGCAGCCTGCGCCGCCCTGCCTGA
- a CDS encoding L-fucose/L-arabinose isomerase family protein, producing the protein MARIGILSMSDGRDYVQRDIADFIRTNEDRLAAALQAAGHDVVRAEGPLDSNTGAVRMAREVAAQGVDLTVFHYCVWAFPHFTMLAAGETRSPLLLLSNIDPVQPGMVGMLAGGGALDQVGRVHDRLWGEPDEALVAQIASRARAASAVSRLRGSTFGRIGGRPMGMNTAVSATDQWQKLFGIDVEEIDQWEVVRRSELVDAAEAAAGREWLEKNAAGVHYDGDRLTPELLERQLRSYLAVQDLVREWNLDFSGIKGQPELTGHFATMDVAEALLNDPYDWNGPKETHVCATESDMDAALTMQVMKHVTGGLPVLFADVRHYHTDLDVWDLCNSGQHATWYAARSDDPTENLSKVHLYPEVFFFPAGGASVHHLAAPGEMTLARFTRKEGRYRLHLMKGAFETYDDETNERLMRMSTYEWPHAFARLDAEGGDFLSRFGANHIHAVPGDVTAELRAVARMLDVELDEFTRG; encoded by the coding sequence ATGGCGCGCATCGGCATCCTCAGCATGTCCGACGGACGGGACTACGTTCAGCGGGACATCGCGGACTTCATCCGGACCAACGAGGACCGCCTGGCCGCCGCGCTGCAGGCGGCCGGTCACGACGTCGTGCGCGCCGAGGGGCCGCTCGACTCGAACACCGGGGCGGTCCGCATGGCCCGCGAGGTGGCGGCCCAGGGCGTGGACCTCACGGTCTTCCACTACTGCGTCTGGGCGTTCCCCCACTTCACCATGCTGGCGGCCGGCGAGACCCGCTCGCCCCTGCTCCTGCTCTCCAACATCGACCCCGTGCAGCCGGGCATGGTCGGCATGCTCGCCGGCGGCGGGGCGCTCGACCAGGTCGGGCGGGTCCACGACCGGCTCTGGGGCGAGCCCGACGAGGCCCTCGTGGCGCAGATCGCGAGCCGCGCCCGGGCGGCGTCCGCGGTGTCGCGCCTGCGCGGCTCCACCTTCGGGCGGATCGGCGGGCGGCCCATGGGCATGAACACCGCGGTGTCCGCGACGGACCAGTGGCAGAAGCTCTTCGGCATCGACGTCGAGGAGATCGACCAGTGGGAGGTCGTGCGCCGCAGCGAGCTCGTCGACGCGGCCGAGGCCGCGGCCGGGCGCGAGTGGCTGGAGAAGAACGCGGCCGGCGTGCACTACGACGGCGACCGGCTCACCCCCGAGCTCCTCGAGCGGCAGCTGCGGTCGTACCTCGCGGTGCAGGACCTCGTCCGCGAGTGGAACCTGGACTTCTCCGGCATCAAGGGCCAGCCCGAGCTCACCGGGCACTTCGCGACGATGGACGTCGCCGAGGCGCTGCTCAACGACCCGTACGACTGGAACGGGCCGAAGGAGACCCACGTCTGCGCCACCGAGTCCGACATGGACGCCGCGCTGACGATGCAGGTGATGAAGCACGTGACCGGCGGGCTGCCCGTGCTGTTCGCCGACGTGCGGCACTACCACACCGACCTCGACGTCTGGGACCTGTGCAACTCCGGCCAGCACGCCACCTGGTACGCGGCGCGCAGCGACGACCCGACGGAGAACCTGTCGAAGGTGCACCTCTACCCGGAGGTCTTCTTCTTCCCGGCCGGTGGCGCGTCGGTGCACCACCTCGCCGCCCCCGGCGAGATGACCCTCGCCCGGTTCACGCGCAAGGAGGGGCGCTACCGGCTGCACCTCATGAAGGGCGCGTTCGAGACGTACGACGACGAGACCAACGAGCGCCTCATGCGGATGTCCACCTACGAGTGGCCGCACGCCTTCGCCCGGCTCGACGCCGAGGGCGGTGACTTCCTGTCGCGCTTCGGCGCCAACCACATCCACGCGGTGCCCGGGGACGTCACCGCCGAGCTGCGCGCCGTCGCGCGCATGCTCGACGTGGAGCTCGACGAGTTCACGCGGGGCTGA